aacactgtttcatatatatatgtatacatatatatatacatatgaatatatggcgtgaatgtgtatgaatcttgttgttgtttttaatactcTGAAGCGTATGCCAGGTTCTTTTACGATCCTTTTccttttaacctttttcttcttcatctttaaCCTTTTTATTGCTTAATGCTTGATACATGTTGCACTATTTAAGAaactttacatttgaaaaatacACAATGAAACCGTGAGGTagcttaaccctttaacacctatgcctcaaaatgtctgtctggactttttctttttgcttattttaaccagaaaaggGCCAgaataagttaagttaagtgtgAATAAATACTTTTACGTTAAAATAGGGTATTAAcaactgtagttgtacacgaactCAAGATTTGGCATGTTAAtattgaaatttgaacagtataaaatatttaaaacaacatttgtttgagtcgaTGTCCAAAAACAGAGATGTATAGGCGATTTTCCAATGCTCTCCTCTATGGCGACAAAGCAACAGCGCAAGTGACATTACCGTagtaaccacatgttggctttgacgtgcaacttctcagctttcaggaACCGTTGGactttttccgatagcacaaaccaccgcgtaattacggtaatgcaaacgcgccgtctgcgatacgctcggtgttaaagggttaaggatTACGGAGACCAGAGGTGTCACGTTTAAAGGAATAGTGCAGGGAAAAATGTAcaacattcaacatttaataTCTTTCTAAAGACAAAAACTATTCCTCTGGCGGTAAAAATGAAAAACGCACACCTCAGGTATGAATTTAGAATCAAATCCGATCTTAGCCGATTTTGTTCTTTCACTTTCTTAAACACTTAACTGATTGCGGACGCTGTCTTGTGTGTGAATTCTACGACATTCTACAACATTTTTTCTAGTATCCACTTGTAAATAACCAAGTTTACggtttaaaaaaaggatttacACACCTCTCAAAGGTGCCACGCTCTTCTATTATCAGTTTCCCCCCCATGAATATATGTAAATGTACCCTTTGCGATACGTGTTAGTGTTCAAAATACTAGCTCAGAATTCGATATAATAATTGTAAACGTAACATCTTGGATGGGAAGGATCCAGTGCAGTCATGATATGAATATGATGGAGTGAGATGCTTGTgatgtgtacattttaaaaaaaaaattgaagattgatttttttaatgtttaatgggTTTTTAGGCAGCTGAGCTCTTCTCGTGGTTCTGTATTAGTAacgatttttattttttcccctctttactttttccctttttttaattctcaaTGTCACACTTTCTCATAATTAGCAACAGATGCTGTTTTCTGGATGTTTACACtctgaataaaacaaagtcaggAATTTTCATAAATTGATTTTCTAATCAAATATTCTTTACAAATCATAAAAGTATATTCTATATGGGTCATCACTGGTTAGTTTACccttacaaaaaaagaaagaaaaaaagcctgAAGAAGAgtagatttcttttctttttttaactttgatggGATGAAGCATGTCAGTATCGTCCATGTGTGCAGCTGTCTATTctgtataaaaaagaaaaaaaaggactatATTGCCATGTGTGTTATGTTTGATAAATATACGTGCTTTTTTGCCGCCGGGTTGATGTAAAACGGCAAACTTCAATTTCCTATAAGACAATACTACGTGTCAGGGTGTTGTTGTTTCCTCGTTACTTTGCATGAAGGAGACATGACTTTGTCTTTGCAGTTTTTCAGGTGATGTGTAGTCAATTGTACTGACAACTATGGTAGGCGGTGTTTGcccccttcttcttcctcctcttcctcttcctccacgcCCTCTGACCTCTCCCCGCCCACTCTTTTCTAAAGAAAACTCCATTGTACTTTGATGACATTGTAGTCCCTGTAGGTGTTTCattatggtttttattttttaagtttcaAACAGTTCTATGACTCCCATATAGTGATGATTTTTGTAACCTTCTCTAGTAAAACCGATATTTTTTATTATCGTGACACTGTTGTCTGCTGTCTCTTTTCTTGACTTTGGCTCTTGTGTTtcataaaagttaaaatatttatatttatatatgtggaAAAATACTCATTAAACCCAAGTGGCTTGTGAAAGTTAACTTTTTGTGTTCAATCAAGTCCAAGAAAATTCATAAAAtaatggacgacatactcaagtgtgacatttttgtcaaattttggacgacatactaaactttgacatttttggtcagGTTACTAAAGTATAATCTGTATTTCTGACAAAACCATTATACGGAAACAGCGcccctcttttccttttttgtgttgAACCAAATACGGAAAAACggtggcagcatttcctacaggtggtgggttttttttctctgttttagcaaaaatgttttgaaataacaacaatttcagctgccagaggacatggaggacatgaacgttgattaattacaggtggagctgctcctgcacaagacacactgatttaaaagcctttgtgtactttccatgacttggtacattccactcctcccctctgagtcgatctatttggaatgttccacttcctttgtaGGAGGTGGAGCTTCTTCTACGCAGAGACAGAAAcgggaagaggacgaggagcagggGGGTACAAACATGTTGACAAACGTgcggtaactgctgcttaaaaattacccacacatttcttagattctgtgttgacgctctgttcacacccgaccacaggtgttcagattacacctgctaatgctaacgtgacgtcactgctccacagcaaacacacgatCAAATATGAACTTTCCTACtacagtatgtcatcaaaaacgtTAAAATATAAATTCTCCACATGTCCTCAAAGAATGacctcaacaaaaaatgtcaatagaccattaaaactgttcagaatgactatctagtctggccagtagcaggttagctgctgctaatgtgacgtcactgctacACAGCAAACGTGTGTCTTCAAAAAACTGACTTAGTGTcaaagatataattatatagtatgacgtcaacAACTGCCTTCATACTGTCAAAAGGTGTcctagtacagtatgtcgtaaaaaacttatattatttagtaaactATACAattataaactgtcaaaaatgtcactataccattaaaactgttcacaatgactatctagtctggccagtaggaggcaggttaagtaaaaaaaactgttcaggagcagtggtttagaatttcaaaataaaactgtccctgttgatatggaccaatatatagttgacaataaaaatgttttcatgtattttcctcagatttcttcactcatttactgaagtgagcacatttgaacactttaaagtgctttgtttcatcatgtcctctgactgaacacctgcaaacagctgcagttaaaggcacagttcatgtgttttcaagcatggTTGAATAAGGTCATTATCATCAGAATTTAgggcaataataaaaaaaaaaagaagcttgatttcattctttaaaaaacaatagtttgttgttagtttacacctgacatggaaatgtgccgggatgcacgatattatcgttatgggcagatattggctttgaaAAGTTTTATGGGATATGTGCGAGGtctgccgatatgactaatgactgcaCTCTGATATAtgggcttattattattattataataataagaaataattaaaactgaatattttttggtttgtggataaaaaaaaaacgaaatttGAGAGTCATCATTtgcaggtttgagaaacactgatcaacatttttcaaacattttctggcccaaacaaatactcgattaatggagaaaataataacattaacatttcctggattctttgtctttctgtaacaatcagaaaacaacatcatttgtatgtgaagaaaaattaaatgaaaggtgtgtttgtttatatgtgaagcagtgatgtcacattagcattagcaggtgtaatctgaacacctgtgatcatatccctcaggtcggatgttaacagcaggtgtgaacagagtgtcaacagaacatctaagaaatgtgcggatcatttttaagcagtgACCACATGTTTGTCTCCGCTGTCCTCGTTCTGCTTCTGTCTCCGTGTGTCGTGTCGAAAactcaaagtatagtatgtcgtccaaaatcacctaaaaaaagtcatagtatagtatgtcgtccaaaatcacctgaaaaagtcatagtatagtatgtcgtccaaaatcacctgaaaaagtcatagtatagtatgtgacCTGATCATGTGTCagagtctgagactgagacagaggcagagattACGACCACATTTTACAATGTGGTCGTAATCTCTCGTAATACACTCAAACAGTTCACCATAACACTTGTTCCAGCATGAGCTATTCTTACTGACCTGCAGAACAACatgttgctggtatttttaaattcttatgTTGGTCTAAAGTTCTAAAGTTGGAGGAAGTTGAGTTGATTGCAAGAGCAAGACTCCTTCTGATGGTGTGAGCCATTcattatgatgatgattcttTGAATTACTTGGTGTACTTAACTTTCTCGTCCaggtcagaattttgagaattctgaaatggaaataaattttggacgacatactaaactatgacatttttgtcaaattttggacgacatactaaactatgaaatttttgtcaaattttagacgtcatactaacctataacattttggtgactttttggacgacatactaaactatgacatttttgtcaaattttggatgacatactaaactatgacattttggtgactttttggatgacatactaaactatgacatttttgtcaaattttggacgacatactaacctcacAAAAGAATCAATAAATATCTATATcagtttctgatattttatgtaattttccaattattattatgtgctCATTATActaatttattttgaattagATGCtacagattaaaataaaacattaaatatgtgGGTAATTGGTATCAGGAGGAAAGAGCCAGTGAAACATACTATGAGCAACTGTAAAAAAGTTCCACAGGGTGACAATAAtgcatccattcatccatccattatctaccactttatcctccatcggagggtcgcggggagctgtgccaatctcagctgacacagggcgaatcCTTCACCCAATTTTGTTATCCTGTGTTTTCCCTTGTGAGGCAAATCACTATATCAATATTTAGTcacacattaagaaaaaaatcagcTGTGAAACCACAAACTGGACGTTCACCTCTCACATGTTGACTCATGGACACCATCTTGTGGACAGAGAGGGtacatacaaaaaacacataaccAGGTATTTTGGTTGTAGGAAAAAAAGCTTGATAATTTaactgtctaaaaaaaaaaaatgattgaagTCAAGAGGTCATCACATAGAGAAAAGTTCCTCtttttgtagaaaataaaaatcacaaatcacACTGAGGCCACATTCACACTAATACAGTCCCCTCCAAAAGTCTTGGAACAGTGAGgcaatttcctttatttttgctttacaatgaaaacatatgggtttgacatcaaagtTAATGTTTATAAGACAATATttgagcttttatttccaggtatttacatcaaGATGCTGTTTGAACCCAGCCATTTTTCAAGTGTGGAAAAATTAATGGAACATGTGACTGATGCATATTTTTGTTGTCCAGGTGTCAGAGCCGACCCAAGGCATAAGTGAAGTAAGCAGCTGCTCGATCACCAGGGTAGTGTGTggagaattcttttttttaagcatctTACTCAAATCTAGATATTCAGATACATTTCGGTATCTAAATAAGTTTtgaaaaccaaagtcattaaattggtttacttgtttattgGTGGTTCAGTGTCATCACACTTAGTGCTTtgcttttaatgaactgattttaatgattcagtacactcaATGTTAGCATTAATTCCCACTGGCAACGGGAATATTCCAGGTACACCTgttcattttagtgtgaaagaggctttagtTTCACAGAACACTAGGAACAGGAAACTAAACCTCTGAGCAGAGGCAGTGGAGATGCAACTGCTAAAAACATATCACAAAGCTAATGTctcaatgttttcaaatgttttgtccgTCCAGattaaaacctgaaaaaaagctttcaaaaaGTTCTGCATTTCAGAAATTTGGAAACTCCTTTTTAAAGCTAAAGTGTATTAGCATGGATGTAGCCTCAGATCAATGGCATAACTAAGACATCATATGAACTCCTGCTGGGTGAGTCCCTCAACTCAGCAGCAGGTGGAATCAGTGTGAGTCTTTCTTGATAAATCCACCGTGTTAGTGTGGATGAGGTCGTCAGCTCTATCATCCGTCACAAGAATGCGGCGAATGGCCTCCTCGAAGGCCAACGCTACATTTGTAGCGTCCTTGGCGCTCGTCTCAAAGTATGGGTGTCCGCCGTTCTCACGGCACCACTTCCTCGCATCCTCTCCTGACACCTGACGTTCAGGAACGTCCAGTTTGTTGCCAATGACCACAAAGGGGAAGCTATCCGGGGCCTTTAAGTCTGCGTAATAAGTGAACTCCTTCTTCCAGTGAGCCAGGTTGAGGAAACTCTGCCCGTCGTCGACGCTGAAGGTGAGCAGGCAGCAGTCGGAGCCACGGTAGAAAGGCGTGCGGAGGCTGCGGAAACGCTCCTGACCCGCCGTGTCCCAAATCTGCAGAACGATGTGGTGGCCGTCCACCTCCAGCTCCTTGTTGAGGAACTCCACGCCAATGGTGTGGAAGAGGTGAGTGTTAAACTTGTTGGTGACGTAGCGGTTCATGAGCGACGATTTGCCAACGCCGCCGTCGCCCAGGATGATGACTTTCAAGAGTGACGACTTGGACATCGTGGAGTGAGCTTAAGACGGCCGGAGAGAGAAAGTTCACCtttggaggggggggagaaacaATTATTTCAACAACGATAACACTTgaagatagaatagaatagaatagaatagaatagaaatactttattcatccccaaggggaaattgtgcCTTGGACTTGTTTTTTAAGTTCAAGGGACGGTCCCTGCCTGCACAGGATGTGGCTGCATAACTGCTGAGCAACTGCTTTATTTCATTCACAGACTCTTAACCTTTGTCCTCACAGATAAAGGAGCCTGAGATACAAGTACAAAAAGCATCTTAATCAgctgtcactctctctttcgaacacccacacacattcatgtacagcattcttagtgaggacactcagaggCTCCATCAACTTCTGTTTAACATAAATCAATTGAAATAATTATGCTATTTAAATGATTACTCACACAGTGCATGGTGTGTACCATGGTAGTGctttattttttccttcttaCCGCCCAACATTTGTAATGGTATATTCCCTAGCCTCTTACCTTAACCTGATCCGTCACAAATAAATGCCTAAAACCAAATGTTAACCCACAAAAAGGCCATTCAATGTGTATTTAAAGGGTTAGTCCAGCTAaattgtcctcactttcacaaaaagTTATTTGTTCCTCACAAAgatgtgagcacacacacacacaggtttgtgcagctattctagTATTCTAGACACATTAattcccattcatttggacaggctaaacaaagccttaaccataaccagtcatCGTCCTAACCTTAACTagtcctcagaaatgaggttctgcctcattagaaccaggtttacTACTGATAGTCTGCTTATATGTTCTCCTCACACAAGAACTGGTGAGAGTCAGATGAGCTAATCTGGCTAATCCCATCAAACAGCCACTGCCCACTGACTACCCAACGCAATTAATGAGCCCCCTACGCTGCATGTAATGCACTGCTGTGCATGAAATGATCCATGAAAGAGCCACAggacatcacatgatcacactgATCACAGGACCAGCGAGGCGTCCTCTGTCCATCCACAGCGTTGCGATTCAGTAACAACAGGGATCTGTTTCAGTTTTAAAGCTGTACATTCAAATATGTGTGAAGATACTGAACTCACTCACTGGCTCTGATCCTCAAAAGGAGCTAATGAGGGTTTAAGTGTGAATTAAATTCTGGACACAAGCTGAGGCTCATGCTAATCATCCTGTTCATCAAAGAAGACAAGGCTGCtatagagggagggagggaggaagggagggaatTCTAAGAACTGGTTTTGTTTCTGAATCGTCTCCTCCTGCACTCAATActcattatatacagtaaagCTATAGGAGGTGAGTGGGGTCACTGAAAGAGAAATGAATTAATCAAGCATTTGTCACAGTCactactttaaaaaaatcagcattAGCTGGTTCTAATTTTTCTCAAATACATAGATTTGAAGCTGTGGTTTGTCTGATGATAATCtcataatgaaataataacaaactcTATCTTTCAACATTTCATTATCTAGCTTTCAACAATTAGTTGTGCCATGTCACAAGAGAATATGATCAAATAATAGTACTCGTCATCATTATTCCtaattttctgtcattttatctCCTCATCAAACAATTAAGTGGAATAATAGATTCATAATCTGGGCCACAGTGGTATGCAAATACATTTCAGGACGACAGGGGCTCaaataaaaaagtttatttattgaaaaataaatgactttaaaactGCACATCTTGTATTTACATAATGGATGAAGGAAAAAACCTATTTTTAGTCGCtagacccaaatcacaatatcacagtcacaattttttttgcataatataGCAACTACTTACAACCATATCTGTAAAGTTACATATAATTTCCGAAAGATGTGAGGTAAATTAGCTGAAAATTcacgttatttaaaacatatacacatcaATCATAAATTAATGGTCGGGAAAATTCattaaatttgttttgggaCCCAAAAAAACCTATAAAAAAGTATATTGATCTAGGTTAATAATCAAGATTACCTCGTTCCCTCTTTGACTAAACAGGAGGGTTCATGCAGTCTGTGGCCAATGAGGCGTAACTTGTTAGAGCCACTTTACAGAGTTTGAAGAGTTGAAATAGGTGAACATTTAAACCCTGATAAGGAGTGAAAGGAACATAAGCTCCAGCGTCACATGAACAGGCAGCAGGTTTACACAGTTTCAGCCCCAGGATCAGTGCATTAACAGAAAAATGATACTACTACTGTGGCTAAAAAACAAAGTGGTGCAGTGGCAGAAATGccactcacagtcacacacccaGCAGTCATATGCTTCATTCAGCTGAAAGGCTTCCATTTACACAAGAGGCTGTTCTTTGGCTTACTTCCAATAAGGAACAGACTTCAAACCTCATTGGATTAAAACCCACAAAATCTGTGGGACAATGCGAGCGAGTCAAAAGAGCAGGGAAATCAAACATTTCGCCAAGTAACACAATCAGTCTCAGATTTATCTCAACAACAGGTGTGACACTTTCATTTTATGACTCCAAATATCAGTGATACCAATAGGAACTAAACTTGGAGACAAGTTCAAAATGACTTGGACAATCTctaccagtgtttcccaaactttataCGAGGGGACCAACGCTTTAAAGACGGCAAACAACCGTGACAAAATTACAGCATAAACCATGACGAGAGCAAATTTTACACTTAATATAACTTTGAATTGGCAAACAAGTCATTCCCAAGATGTGTCTGGTACATTAATTAGATTTTAggcattttatttcataaacaaatacatacttTTTAACTAAAAGCTTGAGAAAATTCTCCTTATTGGCTTGGGGACCTAAAAAATATCTCCCACAACCCATGTGTGGGTCCCGCCCCTGTCTTTTGTCACCACTGATCTACACAGACATGTCACTTGGCCATacattaatttttcttttttaaaatcaatttatttactttttgttgttgttatcctCCACTTCAAACTAAGTGGGGATGATCCTCTTAATTAGCCACAAAACTGTAACCAGTTAATAACCcattcattattttctcgattaattcaTCAGTtgtttggtaaaagaaaggtgtttcccaaacctggaaatgcaaacatttttgttatatggaacaaatTAAAGCAGAAATGATTCCTAAAAAGAAAGTtataaatcaaaaacacatacatttctATTTATATGCTGAATCCTGCTCCAACTATCGGAAAAATCATAGAAAGAAGGTCTCTTGTCCGATAATGGAAGCTTTACTACTATAAATCCAAACCGTCCGATAATGGGCGCGCCAACTGATACGCACACACTCGACGCGTCAAACGACACGTAGTCAGATTTCTCCGCTCctgcaatgaatgaatgactgtgaGTGAGTTTACCTGTCACTGTGGTGCTTGCTGTCCGCCTCTGGTCACCTCATCCCTGCCTGCGACCCGGTCagtgccgccgctgctgctctgTGGCACCGCTGAGCCGCTGCTGACGCTCATATGACCCGGCAGCGTCACGCCTCCTCTCATGTGGTCACTGCATCCACTGCACTGTtctgtatttattatgtttttcaaagaagaaaatagtgtctttgtcagtgttttaaacACATGTGACAACTGGAGTTAACtaaccatgaaaaaaaacattaaaatgtgtaagAACAGTGGGGGTTTCCACTCATTTCACCACTTTAACAAATTGATCActtcaaaggtccagtgtgtgagatgtATAGACTTTTTTAGTAGAATCTACAATGGCGTATTAGGGCAATATTTTGAGAATAATGTCACAATATTCTGAGAATAACattgtaatattaaaaagtcataatattgcgagaataaagtcggcATTGTatatggtatatacagtatgggtttaatgttgttttaagaCAATatgaatgtactttttttttgtgtttaatatgCTTTCTTACTGAGACCTGAAATTGAATATTACTAAAATATgggaacaaataaataaaccttatATAAATTAAGGTTTATAGcactttgattattattattatcatcatcatcatcatcattatctcaCACTCACTTAACTATCATTTCAACCTTCTGCTCATGCACATGGAGGCGTGGAAGCGAATGCTTTGGAAACAGGAAATATCTCAGCTTCCTTacataactataataataactattttattattactatcagGTGTCAAGTTGTCTATTGTGCTATCGCGTGTTATATCTGACATGTGGACATAAAGTCTGAAACATTATCACAACATGTTTTCTGctctgcaac
This genomic interval from Solea solea chromosome 2, fSolSol10.1, whole genome shotgun sequence contains the following:
- the LOC131455467 gene encoding ras-related protein Rab-9A-like is translated as MSKSSLLKVIILGDGGVGKSSLMNRYVTNKFNTHLFHTIGVEFLNKELEVDGHHIVLQIWDTAGQERFRSLRTPFYRGSDCCLLTFSVDDGQSFLNLAHWKKEFTYYADLKAPDSFPFVVIGNKLDVPERQVSGEDARKWCRENGGHPYFETSAKDATNVALAFEEAIRRILVTDDRADDLIHTNTVDLSRKTHTDSTCC